One window from the genome of Salmo salar chromosome ssa25, Ssal_v3.1, whole genome shotgun sequence encodes:
- the LOC106586612 gene encoding rho GTPase-activating protein 20 isoform X1 → METMSPQQGTIGQNRSGSLTGNSKFCALPDSKKQMKTLAHRRQSAPSLVISKALTKSRSMSRENCLSPVSPEKCPLVQAFLSPWRVFLAHAHTQLQTGLQTQERHLFLFTDTLLIAKAKSSTHFKLKAQVRMCEMWTAGCMEDVCEGTTSPERSFVMGWPTFNCVATFSSVEHKEKWLSLIKSRINEEKEKDDPKTIPLKIFAKDIGNCAYAKTLAVSNSDSTTDVIRMALQLFGISGCVKDHQLWMSSCKDDSPYPLIGHEFPFSIKMSQIRNVGAGGDGGKDAIPPPPEDQGAMLLDQCLPPDTQCQFILKPSRVGLRQAPLIEPGQKSVKRKRLLINWAFWRGSSSQLDGVPLSPTSLSPTPGRLFGRSLSSVCHPDHTLPKPVMDMLVFLYQEGPYTRGIFRRSAGAKACRELRDRLDNGTEDTHTLTHESVFVTAAVFKDFLRNVPGSLLCVDLYEQWVGVMEREEEEEKWQAIHRLVHLLPSENLLLLRHVVAVLHCIQGNAEDNQMNAFNLSVCIAPSMLWTPAPCSPRGEGEATKKVCELVRFLIENCRKVLGDDVTSLFGAFPQKSNSSDHGSDVSSFQMNDSSYDSLENELNEDPESPFQESLPLRDKAMPDSHSRDSVITLSDCDPDPDPDPEDDLLHLPPLPKPRKFTSAVRQPQPRQSFVQSHGPRRLRRSSEPALGHTPGALIVQSDKHSLASRKASYDAAMEGEEEEEEEEEDEVFLKQGLRALQLKDIVVTVGERGGVGTLGRRKLKHAPPPPLRLDASCSSLSSPATSPTGSSLSSLDSAFSQYSTDYVTSAGFHLAEPSPHSPLSPRFPLSHLFPLSPRLPRSPQGSPPKRDTVDWSQSHPPHSSRTPSTHHGLYPNTWFKRDRRLSLRQPDNGHLEEEVGEGEGVSLPKSPEVKGVEVTTKRRSSSPPSYQQAILQLQGSRSPFYRGTEKPLTVRELRLLHDQSCKVTHRPPTGSDVTQQPTGIGSENIQPPQGVFYGQSSSTLTLQRHKSHSLTPAMEASRKVFTMPRRASEPSCVTDAASSLTLERPRVKSRTHGVKDQQLPESGLRVSDVEPQRNGAGPNSEPGICLSPSATRAVRDYFSSQGRVDSDACLGRSQEVALALVQGKREWQSRKCSDPCVDDFDQMFFAEESYV, encoded by the exons CAGATGAAGACCCTGGCCCATCGACGACAGTCCGCCCCCTCCCTGGTCATCAGCAAAGCTCTTACCAAATCACGAAGCATGTCCAG ggaGAACTgcctgtccccagtcagcccagaGAAGTGTCCCCTGGTGCAGGCGTTCCTCTCTCCATGGAGGGTGTTCCTGGCCCACGCCCACACCCAGCTGCAGACCGGTTTACAGACGCAGGAGAGACACCTCTTCCTCTTCACTGACACACTCCTTATCGCCAAGGCcaa GTCGTCCACACACTTCAAGCTGAAGGCTCAGGTGCGTATGTGTGAGATGTGGACAGCAGGCTGTATGGAGGATGTGTGTGAAGGCACCACCAGTCCAGAAAGGAGTTTCGTCATGGGCTGGCCCACTTTCAACTGTGTCGCCAcattcag TTCTGTGGAGCACAAGGAGAAGTGGCTTTCTCTCATCAAAAG TCGGAtaaatgaagagaaagagaaggatgaCCCCAAGACCATTCCTTTGAAAATATTTGCAAAGGACATTGGGAATTGTGCTTAT GCTAAGACTCTAGCTGTCAGTAATTCTGACAGCACCACTGATGTAATCCGAATGGCACTACAGCTGTTTGGCATTTCG gGCTGTGTGAAAGACCACCAGTTGTGGATGAGCTCCTGTAAGGATGACTCCCCCTATCCTCTGATTG GGCACGAGTTTCCCTTCAGTATCAAGATGAGTCAAATTCGTAATGTGGgagcaggaggagatggagggaaggatgcGATTCCTCCTCCTCCGGAGGACCAGGGGGCGATGCTGCTGGACCAGTGTCTCCCTCCAGACACCCAGTGCCAGTTCATCCTCAAGCCCAGCCGGGTGGGCCTCAGACAGGCTCCGCTCATAG agCCAGGTCAGAAGTCTGTtaagaggaagaggttgttgaTAAACTGGGCCTTCTGGAGGGGGTCCAGTAGCCAACTGGAtggtgtccccctgtcccccacctccctgtcccccaccCCGGGACGCCTGTTCGGACGGTCTCTCAGTTCCGTCTGCCACCCTGACCACACCCTACCCAAACCTGTCATGGACATGCTGGTGTTTCTGTACCAGGAGGGTCCCTACACCAGGGGTATATTCCGTCGCTCTGCAGGGGCCAAAGCCTGCAGAGAGCTGAGAGACAGACTGGACAATgggacagaggacacacacacactcacacacgagtCTGTGTTCGTCACCGCCGCAGTCTTCAAG GACTTCCTGCGGAACGTTCCAGGCAGTCTGCTTTGTGTGGATCTGTATGAGCAGTGGGTTGGAGTGATGGagcgagaggaggaagaggagaaatggCAAGCCATCCATAG GTTAGTCCATCTTCTGCCCAGTGAAAACCTGTTGCTTCTCAGGCACGTGGTTGCCGTGCTCCACTGTATCCAAGGAAATGCAGAAGACAACCAGATGAATGCCTTCAATCTGTCTGTGTGCATCGCTCCCAGCATGCTGTGGACTCCAGCCCCCTGTAGCCCAcggggggagggggaggccacCAAGAAG GTCTGTGAGCTGGTACGGTTCCTGATTGAGAACTGCAGGAAGGTCCTGGGAGATGATGTCACCTCTCTGTTTGGTGCATTCCCTCAGAAGAGCAACAGCAGCGACCACGGATCAG atgTGTCATCTTTCCAGATGAATGACTCATCCTACGACAGCCTGGAGAACGAGTTAAACGAAGACCCAGAGTCGCCCTTCCAGGAGTCCCTCCCTCTGAGAGACAAGGCCATGCCAGACAGCCACAGCAGAGACTCTGTCATCACACTGAGTGACTGTGACccagaccctgaccctgaccctgaggaTGACCTCCTACATCTCCCTCCACTGCCCAAACCCAGGAAGTTCACCTCCGCTGTACGCCAACCACAGCCACGTCAGTCCTTTGTCCAATCACATGGCCCTCGGCGGTTACGACGCAGCTCGGAGCCCGCCCTCGGTCACACCCCCGGAGCTCTGATTGTCCAATCAGATAAGCACAGTTTGGCATCACGTAAAGCGAGCTACGATGCGgcgatggagggagaggaagaagaggaggaggaagaggaggatgaagtgtTTCTGAAGCAGGGGCTCAGGGCTCTGCAGCTGAAAGACATTGTAGTCACAgttggagaaagaggaggggttgGAACTCTCGGGCGGAGGAAGCTGAAGCACGCCCCGCCCCCTCCTTTACGATTGGATGCAAGCTGCTCCAGCCTGTCGTCCCCGGCGACCTCCCCCACAGGCTCCTCCCTCAGCTCCCTAGACTCCGCCTTCTCCCAGTATTCCACAGACTATGTCACCAGCGCCGGCTTCCATTTGGCTGAGCCTTCCCCCCACTCCCCACTCTCACCCCGCTTCCCCCTCtcacacctcttccccctctcacccCGCTTACCCCGCTCCCCCCAGGGCTCACCCCCCAAGAGAGACACAGTGGACTGGAGCCAAAGCCACCCCCCCCACTCCTCCCGGACCCCGTCCACCCACCACGGCCTGTACCCCAACACTTGGTTCAAGAGGGACCGACGGCTGTCGCTTCGGCAACCCGACAACGGACACTTGGAGGAGGAAGTTGGGGAGGGGGAAGGAGTTAGCCTCCCAAAATCCCCAGAGGTTAAAGGTGTAGAGGTGACCACCAAGAGGAGGTCCAGTAGCCCTCCATCTTACCAGCAGGCTATCCTACAGCTACAGGGGAGTAGGTCTCCCTTCTACAGAGGCACAGAGAAACCCCTCACCGTAAGGGAGCTACGGCTGCTGCACGACCAGTCCTGCAAAGTCACCCACAGACCCCCCACAGGAAGTGACGTCACCCAGCAGCCCACTGGAATAGGAAGTGAGAACATCCAGCCCCCCCAGGGTGTGTTCTATGGACAGAGTAGCTCAACACTTACCCTCCAGAGGCATAAGTCTCACTCCCTCACCCCGGCCATGGAGGCCAGCCGCAAGGTCTTCACCATGCCTCGCAGAGCCTCCGAGCCCTCATGCGTGACAGATGCAGCCTCCAGCCTTACCCTGGAGAGGCCCAGGGTCAAGTCCCGGACCCATGGGGTCAAAGATCAGCAGCTCCCTGAGAGCGGACTTAGAGTCTCTGACGTGGAGCCACAGCGCAATGGAGCAGGCCCAAACTCAGAGCCAGGGATCTGCCTATCACCCTCCGCCACGCGGGCAGTGAGGGACTACTTTTCCTCGCAGGGGCGGGTGGATTCAGACGCATGCCTAGGTAGGAGTCAAGAGGTGGCTCTGGCCCTCGTCCAGGGGAAGAGGGAGTGGCAGAGCAGGAAGTGCAGTGATCCGTGTGTCGACGACTTTGACCAAATGTTCTTTGCTGAGGAGTCCTACGTTTAA
- the LOC106586612 gene encoding rho GTPase-activating protein 20 isoform X2, producing METMSPQQGTIGQNRSGSLTGNSKFCALPDSKKMKTLAHRRQSAPSLVISKALTKSRSMSRENCLSPVSPEKCPLVQAFLSPWRVFLAHAHTQLQTGLQTQERHLFLFTDTLLIAKAKSSTHFKLKAQVRMCEMWTAGCMEDVCEGTTSPERSFVMGWPTFNCVATFSSVEHKEKWLSLIKSRINEEKEKDDPKTIPLKIFAKDIGNCAYAKTLAVSNSDSTTDVIRMALQLFGISGCVKDHQLWMSSCKDDSPYPLIGHEFPFSIKMSQIRNVGAGGDGGKDAIPPPPEDQGAMLLDQCLPPDTQCQFILKPSRVGLRQAPLIEPGQKSVKRKRLLINWAFWRGSSSQLDGVPLSPTSLSPTPGRLFGRSLSSVCHPDHTLPKPVMDMLVFLYQEGPYTRGIFRRSAGAKACRELRDRLDNGTEDTHTLTHESVFVTAAVFKDFLRNVPGSLLCVDLYEQWVGVMEREEEEEKWQAIHRLVHLLPSENLLLLRHVVAVLHCIQGNAEDNQMNAFNLSVCIAPSMLWTPAPCSPRGEGEATKKVCELVRFLIENCRKVLGDDVTSLFGAFPQKSNSSDHGSDVSSFQMNDSSYDSLENELNEDPESPFQESLPLRDKAMPDSHSRDSVITLSDCDPDPDPDPEDDLLHLPPLPKPRKFTSAVRQPQPRQSFVQSHGPRRLRRSSEPALGHTPGALIVQSDKHSLASRKASYDAAMEGEEEEEEEEEDEVFLKQGLRALQLKDIVVTVGERGGVGTLGRRKLKHAPPPPLRLDASCSSLSSPATSPTGSSLSSLDSAFSQYSTDYVTSAGFHLAEPSPHSPLSPRFPLSHLFPLSPRLPRSPQGSPPKRDTVDWSQSHPPHSSRTPSTHHGLYPNTWFKRDRRLSLRQPDNGHLEEEVGEGEGVSLPKSPEVKGVEVTTKRRSSSPPSYQQAILQLQGSRSPFYRGTEKPLTVRELRLLHDQSCKVTHRPPTGSDVTQQPTGIGSENIQPPQGVFYGQSSSTLTLQRHKSHSLTPAMEASRKVFTMPRRASEPSCVTDAASSLTLERPRVKSRTHGVKDQQLPESGLRVSDVEPQRNGAGPNSEPGICLSPSATRAVRDYFSSQGRVDSDACLGRSQEVALALVQGKREWQSRKCSDPCVDDFDQMFFAEESYV from the exons ATGAAGACCCTGGCCCATCGACGACAGTCCGCCCCCTCCCTGGTCATCAGCAAAGCTCTTACCAAATCACGAAGCATGTCCAG ggaGAACTgcctgtccccagtcagcccagaGAAGTGTCCCCTGGTGCAGGCGTTCCTCTCTCCATGGAGGGTGTTCCTGGCCCACGCCCACACCCAGCTGCAGACCGGTTTACAGACGCAGGAGAGACACCTCTTCCTCTTCACTGACACACTCCTTATCGCCAAGGCcaa GTCGTCCACACACTTCAAGCTGAAGGCTCAGGTGCGTATGTGTGAGATGTGGACAGCAGGCTGTATGGAGGATGTGTGTGAAGGCACCACCAGTCCAGAAAGGAGTTTCGTCATGGGCTGGCCCACTTTCAACTGTGTCGCCAcattcag TTCTGTGGAGCACAAGGAGAAGTGGCTTTCTCTCATCAAAAG TCGGAtaaatgaagagaaagagaaggatgaCCCCAAGACCATTCCTTTGAAAATATTTGCAAAGGACATTGGGAATTGTGCTTAT GCTAAGACTCTAGCTGTCAGTAATTCTGACAGCACCACTGATGTAATCCGAATGGCACTACAGCTGTTTGGCATTTCG gGCTGTGTGAAAGACCACCAGTTGTGGATGAGCTCCTGTAAGGATGACTCCCCCTATCCTCTGATTG GGCACGAGTTTCCCTTCAGTATCAAGATGAGTCAAATTCGTAATGTGGgagcaggaggagatggagggaaggatgcGATTCCTCCTCCTCCGGAGGACCAGGGGGCGATGCTGCTGGACCAGTGTCTCCCTCCAGACACCCAGTGCCAGTTCATCCTCAAGCCCAGCCGGGTGGGCCTCAGACAGGCTCCGCTCATAG agCCAGGTCAGAAGTCTGTtaagaggaagaggttgttgaTAAACTGGGCCTTCTGGAGGGGGTCCAGTAGCCAACTGGAtggtgtccccctgtcccccacctccctgtcccccaccCCGGGACGCCTGTTCGGACGGTCTCTCAGTTCCGTCTGCCACCCTGACCACACCCTACCCAAACCTGTCATGGACATGCTGGTGTTTCTGTACCAGGAGGGTCCCTACACCAGGGGTATATTCCGTCGCTCTGCAGGGGCCAAAGCCTGCAGAGAGCTGAGAGACAGACTGGACAATgggacagaggacacacacacactcacacacgagtCTGTGTTCGTCACCGCCGCAGTCTTCAAG GACTTCCTGCGGAACGTTCCAGGCAGTCTGCTTTGTGTGGATCTGTATGAGCAGTGGGTTGGAGTGATGGagcgagaggaggaagaggagaaatggCAAGCCATCCATAG GTTAGTCCATCTTCTGCCCAGTGAAAACCTGTTGCTTCTCAGGCACGTGGTTGCCGTGCTCCACTGTATCCAAGGAAATGCAGAAGACAACCAGATGAATGCCTTCAATCTGTCTGTGTGCATCGCTCCCAGCATGCTGTGGACTCCAGCCCCCTGTAGCCCAcggggggagggggaggccacCAAGAAG GTCTGTGAGCTGGTACGGTTCCTGATTGAGAACTGCAGGAAGGTCCTGGGAGATGATGTCACCTCTCTGTTTGGTGCATTCCCTCAGAAGAGCAACAGCAGCGACCACGGATCAG atgTGTCATCTTTCCAGATGAATGACTCATCCTACGACAGCCTGGAGAACGAGTTAAACGAAGACCCAGAGTCGCCCTTCCAGGAGTCCCTCCCTCTGAGAGACAAGGCCATGCCAGACAGCCACAGCAGAGACTCTGTCATCACACTGAGTGACTGTGACccagaccctgaccctgaccctgaggaTGACCTCCTACATCTCCCTCCACTGCCCAAACCCAGGAAGTTCACCTCCGCTGTACGCCAACCACAGCCACGTCAGTCCTTTGTCCAATCACATGGCCCTCGGCGGTTACGACGCAGCTCGGAGCCCGCCCTCGGTCACACCCCCGGAGCTCTGATTGTCCAATCAGATAAGCACAGTTTGGCATCACGTAAAGCGAGCTACGATGCGgcgatggagggagaggaagaagaggaggaggaagaggaggatgaagtgtTTCTGAAGCAGGGGCTCAGGGCTCTGCAGCTGAAAGACATTGTAGTCACAgttggagaaagaggaggggttgGAACTCTCGGGCGGAGGAAGCTGAAGCACGCCCCGCCCCCTCCTTTACGATTGGATGCAAGCTGCTCCAGCCTGTCGTCCCCGGCGACCTCCCCCACAGGCTCCTCCCTCAGCTCCCTAGACTCCGCCTTCTCCCAGTATTCCACAGACTATGTCACCAGCGCCGGCTTCCATTTGGCTGAGCCTTCCCCCCACTCCCCACTCTCACCCCGCTTCCCCCTCtcacacctcttccccctctcacccCGCTTACCCCGCTCCCCCCAGGGCTCACCCCCCAAGAGAGACACAGTGGACTGGAGCCAAAGCCACCCCCCCCACTCCTCCCGGACCCCGTCCACCCACCACGGCCTGTACCCCAACACTTGGTTCAAGAGGGACCGACGGCTGTCGCTTCGGCAACCCGACAACGGACACTTGGAGGAGGAAGTTGGGGAGGGGGAAGGAGTTAGCCTCCCAAAATCCCCAGAGGTTAAAGGTGTAGAGGTGACCACCAAGAGGAGGTCCAGTAGCCCTCCATCTTACCAGCAGGCTATCCTACAGCTACAGGGGAGTAGGTCTCCCTTCTACAGAGGCACAGAGAAACCCCTCACCGTAAGGGAGCTACGGCTGCTGCACGACCAGTCCTGCAAAGTCACCCACAGACCCCCCACAGGAAGTGACGTCACCCAGCAGCCCACTGGAATAGGAAGTGAGAACATCCAGCCCCCCCAGGGTGTGTTCTATGGACAGAGTAGCTCAACACTTACCCTCCAGAGGCATAAGTCTCACTCCCTCACCCCGGCCATGGAGGCCAGCCGCAAGGTCTTCACCATGCCTCGCAGAGCCTCCGAGCCCTCATGCGTGACAGATGCAGCCTCCAGCCTTACCCTGGAGAGGCCCAGGGTCAAGTCCCGGACCCATGGGGTCAAAGATCAGCAGCTCCCTGAGAGCGGACTTAGAGTCTCTGACGTGGAGCCACAGCGCAATGGAGCAGGCCCAAACTCAGAGCCAGGGATCTGCCTATCACCCTCCGCCACGCGGGCAGTGAGGGACTACTTTTCCTCGCAGGGGCGGGTGGATTCAGACGCATGCCTAGGTAGGAGTCAAGAGGTGGCTCTGGCCCTCGTCCAGGGGAAGAGGGAGTGGCAGAGCAGGAAGTGCAGTGATCCGTGTGTCGACGACTTTGACCAAATGTTCTTTGCTGAGGAGTCCTACGTTTAA
- the LOC106586612 gene encoding rho GTPase-activating protein 20 isoform X3, with product MKTLAHRRQSAPSLVISKALTKSRSMSRENCLSPVSPEKCPLVQAFLSPWRVFLAHAHTQLQTGLQTQERHLFLFTDTLLIAKAKSSTHFKLKAQVRMCEMWTAGCMEDVCEGTTSPERSFVMGWPTFNCVATFSSVEHKEKWLSLIKSRINEEKEKDDPKTIPLKIFAKDIGNCAYAKTLAVSNSDSTTDVIRMALQLFGISGCVKDHQLWMSSCKDDSPYPLIGHEFPFSIKMSQIRNVGAGGDGGKDAIPPPPEDQGAMLLDQCLPPDTQCQFILKPSRVGLRQAPLIEPGQKSVKRKRLLINWAFWRGSSSQLDGVPLSPTSLSPTPGRLFGRSLSSVCHPDHTLPKPVMDMLVFLYQEGPYTRGIFRRSAGAKACRELRDRLDNGTEDTHTLTHESVFVTAAVFKDFLRNVPGSLLCVDLYEQWVGVMEREEEEEKWQAIHRLVHLLPSENLLLLRHVVAVLHCIQGNAEDNQMNAFNLSVCIAPSMLWTPAPCSPRGEGEATKKVCELVRFLIENCRKVLGDDVTSLFGAFPQKSNSSDHGSDVSSFQMNDSSYDSLENELNEDPESPFQESLPLRDKAMPDSHSRDSVITLSDCDPDPDPDPEDDLLHLPPLPKPRKFTSAVRQPQPRQSFVQSHGPRRLRRSSEPALGHTPGALIVQSDKHSLASRKASYDAAMEGEEEEEEEEEDEVFLKQGLRALQLKDIVVTVGERGGVGTLGRRKLKHAPPPPLRLDASCSSLSSPATSPTGSSLSSLDSAFSQYSTDYVTSAGFHLAEPSPHSPLSPRFPLSHLFPLSPRLPRSPQGSPPKRDTVDWSQSHPPHSSRTPSTHHGLYPNTWFKRDRRLSLRQPDNGHLEEEVGEGEGVSLPKSPEVKGVEVTTKRRSSSPPSYQQAILQLQGSRSPFYRGTEKPLTVRELRLLHDQSCKVTHRPPTGSDVTQQPTGIGSENIQPPQGVFYGQSSSTLTLQRHKSHSLTPAMEASRKVFTMPRRASEPSCVTDAASSLTLERPRVKSRTHGVKDQQLPESGLRVSDVEPQRNGAGPNSEPGICLSPSATRAVRDYFSSQGRVDSDACLGRSQEVALALVQGKREWQSRKCSDPCVDDFDQMFFAEESYV from the exons ATGAAGACCCTGGCCCATCGACGACAGTCCGCCCCCTCCCTGGTCATCAGCAAAGCTCTTACCAAATCACGAAGCATGTCCAG ggaGAACTgcctgtccccagtcagcccagaGAAGTGTCCCCTGGTGCAGGCGTTCCTCTCTCCATGGAGGGTGTTCCTGGCCCACGCCCACACCCAGCTGCAGACCGGTTTACAGACGCAGGAGAGACACCTCTTCCTCTTCACTGACACACTCCTTATCGCCAAGGCcaa GTCGTCCACACACTTCAAGCTGAAGGCTCAGGTGCGTATGTGTGAGATGTGGACAGCAGGCTGTATGGAGGATGTGTGTGAAGGCACCACCAGTCCAGAAAGGAGTTTCGTCATGGGCTGGCCCACTTTCAACTGTGTCGCCAcattcag TTCTGTGGAGCACAAGGAGAAGTGGCTTTCTCTCATCAAAAG TCGGAtaaatgaagagaaagagaaggatgaCCCCAAGACCATTCCTTTGAAAATATTTGCAAAGGACATTGGGAATTGTGCTTAT GCTAAGACTCTAGCTGTCAGTAATTCTGACAGCACCACTGATGTAATCCGAATGGCACTACAGCTGTTTGGCATTTCG gGCTGTGTGAAAGACCACCAGTTGTGGATGAGCTCCTGTAAGGATGACTCCCCCTATCCTCTGATTG GGCACGAGTTTCCCTTCAGTATCAAGATGAGTCAAATTCGTAATGTGGgagcaggaggagatggagggaaggatgcGATTCCTCCTCCTCCGGAGGACCAGGGGGCGATGCTGCTGGACCAGTGTCTCCCTCCAGACACCCAGTGCCAGTTCATCCTCAAGCCCAGCCGGGTGGGCCTCAGACAGGCTCCGCTCATAG agCCAGGTCAGAAGTCTGTtaagaggaagaggttgttgaTAAACTGGGCCTTCTGGAGGGGGTCCAGTAGCCAACTGGAtggtgtccccctgtcccccacctccctgtcccccaccCCGGGACGCCTGTTCGGACGGTCTCTCAGTTCCGTCTGCCACCCTGACCACACCCTACCCAAACCTGTCATGGACATGCTGGTGTTTCTGTACCAGGAGGGTCCCTACACCAGGGGTATATTCCGTCGCTCTGCAGGGGCCAAAGCCTGCAGAGAGCTGAGAGACAGACTGGACAATgggacagaggacacacacacactcacacacgagtCTGTGTTCGTCACCGCCGCAGTCTTCAAG GACTTCCTGCGGAACGTTCCAGGCAGTCTGCTTTGTGTGGATCTGTATGAGCAGTGGGTTGGAGTGATGGagcgagaggaggaagaggagaaatggCAAGCCATCCATAG GTTAGTCCATCTTCTGCCCAGTGAAAACCTGTTGCTTCTCAGGCACGTGGTTGCCGTGCTCCACTGTATCCAAGGAAATGCAGAAGACAACCAGATGAATGCCTTCAATCTGTCTGTGTGCATCGCTCCCAGCATGCTGTGGACTCCAGCCCCCTGTAGCCCAcggggggagggggaggccacCAAGAAG GTCTGTGAGCTGGTACGGTTCCTGATTGAGAACTGCAGGAAGGTCCTGGGAGATGATGTCACCTCTCTGTTTGGTGCATTCCCTCAGAAGAGCAACAGCAGCGACCACGGATCAG atgTGTCATCTTTCCAGATGAATGACTCATCCTACGACAGCCTGGAGAACGAGTTAAACGAAGACCCAGAGTCGCCCTTCCAGGAGTCCCTCCCTCTGAGAGACAAGGCCATGCCAGACAGCCACAGCAGAGACTCTGTCATCACACTGAGTGACTGTGACccagaccctgaccctgaccctgaggaTGACCTCCTACATCTCCCTCCACTGCCCAAACCCAGGAAGTTCACCTCCGCTGTACGCCAACCACAGCCACGTCAGTCCTTTGTCCAATCACATGGCCCTCGGCGGTTACGACGCAGCTCGGAGCCCGCCCTCGGTCACACCCCCGGAGCTCTGATTGTCCAATCAGATAAGCACAGTTTGGCATCACGTAAAGCGAGCTACGATGCGgcgatggagggagaggaagaagaggaggaggaagaggaggatgaagtgtTTCTGAAGCAGGGGCTCAGGGCTCTGCAGCTGAAAGACATTGTAGTCACAgttggagaaagaggaggggttgGAACTCTCGGGCGGAGGAAGCTGAAGCACGCCCCGCCCCCTCCTTTACGATTGGATGCAAGCTGCTCCAGCCTGTCGTCCCCGGCGACCTCCCCCACAGGCTCCTCCCTCAGCTCCCTAGACTCCGCCTTCTCCCAGTATTCCACAGACTATGTCACCAGCGCCGGCTTCCATTTGGCTGAGCCTTCCCCCCACTCCCCACTCTCACCCCGCTTCCCCCTCtcacacctcttccccctctcacccCGCTTACCCCGCTCCCCCCAGGGCTCACCCCCCAAGAGAGACACAGTGGACTGGAGCCAAAGCCACCCCCCCCACTCCTCCCGGACCCCGTCCACCCACCACGGCCTGTACCCCAACACTTGGTTCAAGAGGGACCGACGGCTGTCGCTTCGGCAACCCGACAACGGACACTTGGAGGAGGAAGTTGGGGAGGGGGAAGGAGTTAGCCTCCCAAAATCCCCAGAGGTTAAAGGTGTAGAGGTGACCACCAAGAGGAGGTCCAGTAGCCCTCCATCTTACCAGCAGGCTATCCTACAGCTACAGGGGAGTAGGTCTCCCTTCTACAGAGGCACAGAGAAACCCCTCACCGTAAGGGAGCTACGGCTGCTGCACGACCAGTCCTGCAAAGTCACCCACAGACCCCCCACAGGAAGTGACGTCACCCAGCAGCCCACTGGAATAGGAAGTGAGAACATCCAGCCCCCCCAGGGTGTGTTCTATGGACAGAGTAGCTCAACACTTACCCTCCAGAGGCATAAGTCTCACTCCCTCACCCCGGCCATGGAGGCCAGCCGCAAGGTCTTCACCATGCCTCGCAGAGCCTCCGAGCCCTCATGCGTGACAGATGCAGCCTCCAGCCTTACCCTGGAGAGGCCCAGGGTCAAGTCCCGGACCCATGGGGTCAAAGATCAGCAGCTCCCTGAGAGCGGACTTAGAGTCTCTGACGTGGAGCCACAGCGCAATGGAGCAGGCCCAAACTCAGAGCCAGGGATCTGCCTATCACCCTCCGCCACGCGGGCAGTGAGGGACTACTTTTCCTCGCAGGGGCGGGTGGATTCAGACGCATGCCTAGGTAGGAGTCAAGAGGTGGCTCTGGCCCTCGTCCAGGGGAAGAGGGAGTGGCAGAGCAGGAAGTGCAGTGATCCGTGTGTCGACGACTTTGACCAAATGTTCTTTGCTGAGGAGTCCTACGTTTAA